A part of Kitasatospora kifunensis genomic DNA contains:
- a CDS encoding S9 family peptidase gives MPHPAPRPIPESTDLLTAELVVDMAAPVAPAISPDGRLVAYGVVANSGRNGRPHSSLWVAAADGSAAPRRLTDGTAHDAAPKWAPDSASLFFTADREERGTAQLQRILLDGSEDIAKAESLTRWRGGIGDHYPLADGRTVALLAEDEPTAEDERRQAEGDDAKVWGRHLPVTRLRLLDLATGVARTVDGLGDRHVVEVTQRPDGGPLAVLSWATPELDPGVTTAGLHLVAPHTGAVQDLGPLGFEAQSLVWWNRDGAWHLAHLAVTPGHLIGALAVIDTVLPTSGPTVEQRNLTAGMSVCPTELVQVADGPPLALFADGLDTALYRLDPQSLRFHRMSRAPGTLAGLTASHSGETLALLTSTAREPRNVHAGPTGGPLLRLSDTSPELRRIRWGVQERLSYRASDGLQLDGLLILPVGRTRDEGPFPLVALVHGGPYFRHADEFTLTAVDCGQWLATAGYAVFLANPRGGSGHGHEFAATVAGAVGGDEWTDILAGIDLLVAEGVADPERLGISGWSHGGFMAAWAIGQTDRFKAALMGAGISDWGMQAGTGDWGIADAALGGSTGWNGPGPHIHDRNSPISHVSRIRTPVLILHGEQDTNVPLGQAVHFHRALRHFGVEHEFVVYPREGHGLHERAHQLDALRRIRAWYDRWL, from the coding sequence ATGCCGCACCCTGCACCGCGACCGATTCCCGAGTCGACCGACCTGCTCACCGCGGAACTGGTGGTGGACATGGCCGCCCCCGTGGCGCCGGCCATCTCGCCGGACGGTCGCCTGGTCGCCTACGGCGTGGTCGCGAACAGCGGAAGGAACGGACGTCCGCACAGCTCCCTCTGGGTCGCCGCCGCCGATGGCAGCGCAGCCCCGCGCAGGCTGACCGACGGCACGGCCCACGACGCCGCCCCGAAGTGGGCGCCGGACTCGGCTTCTCTGTTCTTCACCGCCGACCGCGAGGAACGGGGCACCGCTCAACTCCAGCGGATCCTTCTGGACGGCAGCGAGGACATCGCCAAGGCGGAGTCCCTGACCAGGTGGCGCGGGGGCATCGGCGACCACTATCCGCTCGCCGACGGCCGCACCGTCGCGCTGCTCGCCGAGGACGAGCCCACCGCGGAGGACGAACGCCGGCAGGCCGAGGGTGACGACGCGAAGGTCTGGGGCCGCCACCTCCCGGTCACCCGGCTGCGCCTGCTCGACCTGGCGACCGGCGTGGCCCGCACCGTGGACGGCCTCGGAGACCGCCATGTCGTGGAGGTGACCCAGCGTCCGGACGGCGGCCCGCTGGCCGTGCTGAGCTGGGCCACCCCCGAGCTCGACCCCGGCGTCACGACGGCAGGACTGCATCTGGTCGCCCCGCACACGGGAGCCGTCCAGGACCTGGGCCCACTCGGATTCGAGGCCCAGTCTCTGGTCTGGTGGAATCGCGACGGTGCATGGCATCTGGCCCACCTGGCGGTGACCCCTGGGCACTTGATAGGCGCGCTCGCCGTGATCGACACGGTCTTGCCGACGAGTGGCCCGACCGTCGAACAGCGCAATCTCACGGCCGGCATGTCCGTCTGCCCCACCGAGCTGGTGCAGGTCGCCGACGGGCCGCCGCTGGCGCTGTTCGCCGACGGGCTGGACACCGCGCTGTACCGGCTCGATCCGCAGTCGCTACGGTTCCACCGCATGTCCCGCGCGCCCGGCACGCTCGCCGGGCTCACCGCGAGTCACTCCGGAGAGACCCTCGCTCTGCTGACGAGCACCGCGCGCGAGCCCAGGAACGTCCACGCGGGACCCACGGGCGGGCCACTGCTGCGGCTCAGCGACACCAGTCCCGAACTGCGCAGGATCCGCTGGGGTGTCCAGGAACGGCTCAGCTACCGGGCGTCCGACGGACTCCAGTTGGACGGCCTGCTGATCCTGCCGGTCGGCCGGACTCGGGACGAGGGTCCGTTCCCGCTCGTCGCCCTGGTCCACGGCGGCCCCTACTTCCGCCATGCCGACGAGTTCACGCTCACTGCGGTCGACTGCGGCCAGTGGCTGGCGACCGCCGGATACGCGGTCTTCCTGGCCAATCCCCGGGGCGGGTCGGGCCACGGCCATGAATTCGCCGCCACGGTGGCGGGCGCGGTGGGCGGCGACGAGTGGACCGACATCCTCGCCGGGATCGACCTGCTGGTCGCTGAGGGAGTTGCCGATCCCGAACGCCTGGGCATCTCCGGTTGGAGCCACGGCGGTTTCATGGCGGCCTGGGCCATCGGCCAAACCGACCGGTTCAAGGCCGCCCTCATGGGCGCCGGCATCAGCGACTGGGGCATGCAGGCCGGGACCGGCGACTGGGGAATCGCGGACGCGGCGCTCGGCGGCAGCACCGGCTGGAACGGGCCGGGACCGCACATCCACGACCGGAACAGCCCGATCTCCCACGTGTCCCGGATCCGCACCCCGGTCCTGATCCTGCACGGCGAGCAGGACACCAACGTCCCACTCGGCCAGGCGGTCCACTTCCATCGCGCACTGCGCCACTTCGGCGTCGAGCACGAGTTCGTCGTCTACCCCCGAGAGGGCCACGGGCTTCACGAGCGCGCCCATCAACTCGACGCCCTCCGGCGCATCCGCGCCTGGTATGACCGCTGGCTGTAG